A part of Dasypus novemcinctus isolate mDasNov1 chromosome 7, mDasNov1.1.hap2, whole genome shotgun sequence genomic DNA contains:
- the HSPE1 gene encoding 10 kDa heat shock protein, mitochondrial isoform X1: MAGQAFRKFMPLFDRVLVERSAAETVTKGGIMLPEKSQGKVLQATVVAVGSGSKGKSGDIQPVSVKVGDKVLLPEYGGTKVVLDDKDYFLFRDGDILGKYID; the protein is encoded by the exons ATG GCAGGGCAGGCATTTAGAAAGTTTATGCCCCTCTTTGACCGAGTCTTGGTTGAAAGGAGTGCTGCCGAAACTGTAACCAAAGGAGGCATTATGCTTCCAGAAAAATCTCAAGGAAAAGTATTGCAGGCAACAGTAGTAGCCGTTGGATCGGGATCTAAAGGAAAG agtgGAGATATTCAACCAGTTAGTGTGAAAGTAGGAGATAAAGTTCTTCTCCCAGAATATGGAGGCACCAAAGTAGTTCTAGATGATAAG GATTATTTCTTATTTAGAGATGGTGACATTCTTGGGAAGTACATAGACTGA
- the HSPE1 gene encoding 10 kDa heat shock protein, mitochondrial isoform X2 → MPLFDRVLVERSAAETVTKGGIMLPEKSQGKVLQATVVAVGSGSKGKSGDIQPVSVKVGDKVLLPEYGGTKVVLDDKDYFLFRDGDILGKYID, encoded by the exons ATGCCCCTCTTTGACCGAGTCTTGGTTGAAAGGAGTGCTGCCGAAACTGTAACCAAAGGAGGCATTATGCTTCCAGAAAAATCTCAAGGAAAAGTATTGCAGGCAACAGTAGTAGCCGTTGGATCGGGATCTAAAGGAAAG agtgGAGATATTCAACCAGTTAGTGTGAAAGTAGGAGATAAAGTTCTTCTCCCAGAATATGGAGGCACCAAAGTAGTTCTAGATGATAAG GATTATTTCTTATTTAGAGATGGTGACATTCTTGGGAAGTACATAGACTGA
- the HSPD1 gene encoding 60 kDa heat shock protein, mitochondrial has product MLRLPAVLRQMRPVSRALAPHLIRAYAKDVKFGADARALMLQGVDLLADAVAVTMGPKGRTVIIEQSWGSPKVTKDGVTVAKSIDLKDKYKNIGAKLVQDVANNTNEEAGDGTTTATVLARSIAKEGFEKISKGANPVEIRRGVMLAVDAVIAELKKQSKPVTTPEEIAQVATISANGDKEIGNIISDAMKKVGRKGVITVKDGKTLNDELEIIEGMKFDRGYISPYFINTSKGQKCEFQDAYVLLSEKKISSIQSIVPALEIANAHRKPLVIIAEDVDGEALSTLVLNRLKVGLQVVAVKAPGFGDNRKNQLKDMAVATGGAVFGEEGLNLNLEDVQAHDLGKVGEVIVTKDDAMFLKGKGDKAQIEKRIQEITEQLDITTSEYEKEKLSERLAKLSDGVAVLKVGGTSDVEVNEKKDRVTDALNATRAAVEEGIVLGGGCALLRCIPALDALTPTNEDQKIGIEIIKRTLKIPAMTIAKNAGVEGSLIVEKIIQSSSEVGYDAMLGDFVNMVEKGIIDPTKVVRTALLDAAGVASLLTTAEVVVTEIPKEEKDAGMGGMGGMGGMGGGMGGGMF; this is encoded by the exons ATGCTTCGATTACCCGCAGTCCTTCGCCAGATGAGGCCAGTGTCCAGGGCATTGGCTCCTCATCTCATTCGGGCATATGCCAAAGATGTGAAATTCGGTGCCGATGCCCGAGCCTTAATGCTTCAAGGTGTAGACCTTTTAGCTGATGCTGTAGCCGTTACTATGGGGCCAAAG GGAAGAACAGTGATTATTGAACAGAGTTGGGGAAGTCCCAAAGTAACAAAAGATGGTGTGACCGTTGCAAAATCAATTGATTTGaaggataaatataaaaatattggagCTAAGCTTGTTCAGGATGTTGCCAATAACACAAATGAAGAGGCTGGGGATGGCACCACCACTGCTACTGTACTGGCACGCTCTATTGCTAAGGAAGGCTTTGAGAAGATTAGCAAAGGTGCTAATCCAGTAGAAATCAGGAGAG gtgtgatgttagctgttgaTGCTGTAATTGCTGAACTTAAGAAGCAGTCTAAACCTGTGACAACCCCTGAAGAAATTGCTCAG GTTGCTACAATTTCTGCAAATGGAGACAAAGAAATTGGCAATATCATTTCTGATGCAATGAAAAAGGTTGGAAGAAAGGGTGTCATCACAGTAAAG GATGGAAAAACATTGAATGATGAATTAGAAATCATTGAAGGCATGAAGTTTGATCGGGGttatatttctccatattttattaatacatcaaAAG GTCAGAAATGTGAATTCCAGGATGCCTATGTTCTGttaagtgaaaagaaaatttCTAGCATTCAGTCCATTGTACCTGCTCTTGAAATTGCCAATGCTCACCGTAAGCCCTTGGTCATAATTGCTGAAGATGTTGATGGAGAAGCTCTAAGTACACTTGTTTTGAATAG GCTGAAAGTTGGTCTTCAGGTTGTAGCAGTCAAAGCTCCAGGTTTTGGTGACAATAGGAAGAACCAGCTTAAAGATATGGCTGTTGCTACTGGTGGTGCA GTGTTTGGAGAAGAGGGGTTGAATCTAAACCTTGAAGATGTTCAGGCTCACGATTTGGGAAAAGTTGGAGAGGTCATTGTGACCAAAGATGATGCCATGTTCTTGAAAGGAAAAGGTGATAAAGCTCAAATTGAAAAACGTATTCAAGAAATCACTGAGCAGTTAGATATCACAACTAGtgaatatgaaaaggaaaaactgagtGAACGTTTAGCAAAACTTTCAGATGGAGTTGCTGTGCTGAAG GTTGGTGGAACAAGTGATGTGGAAGTgaatgaaaagaaagacagagTTACAGATGCACTCAATGCTACACGAGCTGCTGTTGAAGAAGGCATTGTTCTCGGAGGTGGCTGTGCTCTGCTTCGATGCATTCCAGCCTTGGATGCACTAACTCCAACTAACGAAGATcaaaaaattg GtatagaaattattaaaagaacaCTCAAAATTCCTGCAATGACCATTGCTAAGAATGCAGGTGTTGAAGGATCATTGATAGTTGAGAAAATTATACAGAGTTCCTCAGAAGTTGGTTATGATGCTATGCTTGGAGATTTTGTGAATATGGTAGAAAAAGGAATCATTGATCCAACTAAG GTTGTAAGAACTGCTTTATTGGACGCTGCTGGGGTGGCATCTCTGTTAACCACAGCAGAAGTCGTAGTCACAGAAATTCCTAAAGAAGAGAAGGATGCTGGAATGGGCGGAATGGGTGGAATGGGTGGAATGGGCGGTGGTATGGGAGGTGGCATGTTCTAA